Genomic segment of Acidobacteriota bacterium:
CGGCGCCAGTCGTAACAGCCTTCATCTGCGCGGCGATGCCATCGACCTACTGGTGCTCGATGTCGACGGCGATGGTCGCAGCGACGGCCGGGACGTCGACATCGTCTACCGAATTCTCGATCGCTCGTTGATCCGCGATGCCGGTGGCGTCGGCACCTACAAGGGCGAGGCCGATTTCTTCAGCCGCCAGATGGTGCATTTCGATCTGCGCGGACACCGGGCTCGCTGGCACCGTTAGGCCGCCGTGGGAACTCGATCGCGGGTTCGGCGGTCGAAGTGGGTATGGATCGCATGCGTTGCGTGGTACTTCTGCTGGCAGTCTGCTCGCTCTGGTTCTGCATTCCTTGCGGGCTGGCCGCGCCGAGCGATGAGCTGCGTCTCGAGATTCATAAGACTGACCGCAACTTGCGCCTGTGGCGCGGTGAGAAGCTGGTGGCGCGGGTGCCGATCGGCCTCGGCTTCGAGCCGCGAGCCGACAAGCTGCGCGAGGGGGACGGTGCCACTCCGGAAGGCCGTTTCGAGGTCTGCATCAAGAATCCCCAGAGCCAGTACTACCTCTCCCTCGGTCTGACCTATCCCAACGCCGAAGATGCCGCGCGCGGCCTGCGCACCGGGCTGATCGACGAGGCAGACCATCGACGCATCCTGGCAGCCCTCGAGCGCGGCCACTGTCCGCCTTGGGACACCGCCCTCGGCGGCGAGATCTTCATTCACGGTCGCGGTGCCGGGAGCGACTGGACCCTCGGCTGCGTCGCTCTCGACGACGCCGACATGAAACGCCTCTTCGACCTCGTCCCGGTGGGCACGGCGGTCGAGATCAAGCCTTAGCCCGCCCTTCTCACGAGCTTCCGCTGCGCGTCCGTAGGTCCCCGAATCTGCTGCGTTATCCGTCGCCTGCTCTCCTCGCAGTACGTCGAGTACGGCTGCGTCGTGGCAGCGACGGATGCCTTGCATCTTCATGAACCTACGGCCTCTCGCGAGGAAAACTCGTGAGAAGGCCGGGCTAGCCTTGCTCTCTGATCTCTCTGAGGGCCCCTACGGCACCGCCTGGCTCCAGCGGCTGACGTTCCCGGACTCGAAGCCGTCCGTGAAGATCGTGCGGTCGACGCCGGTGGGGAAGATCGCGACCGGCAGCCGGGCCGTCGGGATGGTGGCGTCGTTCGGGGTGAGCAGGATTTCGCCGAAGATCCAGCGAAAGTCGACCGGCGCGCCGGGCAGCACCTGGGTGGTGACGGTGAGCGCCTGCAGGTCGGTGGGGTCGTCCATCTCGAAGCTCGGCGGCGAGACCTCGATGCGCAGCGCTGCGGAGCTCGCGCCAATGGCGGTTCCGGTGGCGATCCACGTGACGGCGGCGCTGCGCGTGCTGCGCACGCTGCGCTGCCAGCTACAGCGGCCGTCGCAGTCGCTGTTCTCCAGGCTCGGCAAGTTGAGGCTCCGTGGGTCGCCGCCCTGATCCGGGTTGGCGGCGAGGTATTTGGCGGCGGTCTCGTCGAGCACCAGGCCGGCCAGCGCGGCGCGGGACAGGTCGAGGCGACCGGCGCCGGCGTCGTGGGCGTCGGCATCGCCGGGACCGTCGGCGAGGCTGGGATTGGCGGTGGTCATCAGGGCGGAGCGGATCTCGTCCGGCGTCCAGGTGGGATGGAGGCCGCGCAACAGGGCGGCGGCGCCGGCGACGTGGGGACTCGCCATCGAGGTGCCGCTCATGGTGCCGAACTCTGGAGCGGTGAGCGGTGAAGTGGTGTGGCGGGGGGCGAAAATCTCGACGCCGGGCGCGGCGAGGTCTGGCTTGAGGCCATCGAAGGCCGGGTTGGGGCCGGCCGAGCTGGAGGACGCCATGCGGTCGGCGGCGGCACCGTCGAGGCGCGGCGCCGCGGCGGTCAGGGTGGCGCGGTGGCCCATGCCGCCGATGAGCCAGGTGTTGAGGGTGTTGCGGTCGGCCCAGATGACGTGGGTGGCCGGCAGGACGTGCGCTTCCGGTACCGGCCGGGCGTCGGTGAAGCCAGAGTTGCCGAAAACGCAGGCGCCGGCGCCGCCGGCGAGGGCGTGGGCACAGGCCAGGGTGCGGTCCACCTGGCCGCGCTCGCAGAGCACGATCTCGCCGCTCCAGGTGGCGGCCGGGAAGGGCGCCTCGCAAAAGCGCGGCTGAGGCTCACCGTTGGAGCTGTCGGCGGCGCGCACCATCGGGGCCGGGCCGTAGCCGGCGGTGCGGCTGGCGCCGGTGATCGGTTCGTCCGGCGGCGACAGCCCGCCGAGAAAGCCTTCGAGCCGGTTCTCGACGGCGACGCGGTCGTGGGTGGTGGAGGCGACGGTGGTCATCCACGGTCCCAGGTGCTGCACCGTGCCGGGAGTGCCGGTGTTGCCGCCGGCGGCGACCACCACCATGCCGGCGGCGACGGCGTTGAGGAAGAAGCGATCGGCGTCGATGCCCCAGGGAGAGGTGCCTCCGGTGACCGAGAAATTGAGCACATCGACGATGCCGTCCAAGATCGCCTGGTCGATGGCGGCGAAGGTCGCCGAGGTCGGGCAGCTCAGGCTCGGGCCGGCGGGGCGACAGACGTCGTAGACCACCAGGTTGGCGCGCGGCGCGATACCCGCCGTCTTGCCGTTGCCGAGCTGATTTCCGACTGCCGTGCCGGCGACGTGGCTGCCGTGGCCGGCGTCGTCTTCAGGGCCGTCGCCGCCGCTGATCGGATCCTCGAAGTCCCAGGCGCCGATCAGTTTGGCGTTGCAGGCGAAGGCGGGGTCGAAGCGCGGATGGCCGGGATCGCAGAAGCCGAGGAAGGTACCGCTGCCGAGGGGGTTGCTGTGGACGTAGCCGTCCTCCGCCACGGCGGTGAAGGAGGGGTGGTCGAAGTTGATGCCGCTGTCGAGCACGCCCACCACCACTCCCTCACCGCGGAAGCCGGTGCCGGTCGTCACGGCAGTGCCGTCCCACACCGCGGGGGCGCCGAGGAAGGCCGGCGTTCGGTCCGTCGCCGCCGTGTGCTCGACATCCCGTGCGATGCGCCGGATCCGCGGCGAGCCGGCGATCTTGCGGGCTTCTTCCGGGCTCAGCCGCAAGGCCAGGCCGTTGCCCGCGGCGCGGTAGCGGAACAGCGGCTCCAGCGGGCGCCCGACGAGGGACTCGAGGTGACGTTGGTGATCCGCTTGCTGCCGGTCGAGGGCGGCCAGGCGCCCGCGGCTGAAGGTCGAGTGGGGATCGAGGCGCCGATCCACGCGGGTCGCGGCATCTCCGGAGCTCGCTCGCAGCGCGGCCCACTGCTCGGCGAGAGGGGCTTCCGGAAAGAGGACGATGTAGACCTCCGGTAGGGCATTCGCCGGCACCGCGAACAGGGCCAGCAGAAGGATCCATCGGTAGGTCATGGCAGAAGGAACTCTAGCAATCGTCCGAAC
This window contains:
- a CDS encoding L,D-transpeptidase family protein, yielding MDRMRCVVLLLAVCSLWFCIPCGLAAPSDELRLEIHKTDRNLRLWRGEKLVARVPIGLGFEPRADKLREGDGATPEGRFEVCIKNPQSQYYLSLGLTYPNAEDAARGLRTGLIDEADHRRILAALERGHCPPWDTALGGEIFIHGRGAGSDWTLGCVALDDADMKRLFDLVPVGTAVEIKP
- a CDS encoding S8 family serine peptidase, yielding MTYRWILLLALFAVPANALPEVYIVLFPEAPLAEQWAALRASSGDAATRVDRRLDPHSTFSRGRLAALDRQQADHQRHLESLVGRPLEPLFRYRAAGNGLALRLSPEEARKIAGSPRIRRIARDVEHTAATDRTPAFLGAPAVWDGTAVTTGTGFRGEGVVVGVLDSGINFDHPSFTAVAEDGYVHSNPLGSGTFLGFCDPGHPRFDPAFACNAKLIGAWDFEDPISGGDGPEDDAGHGSHVAGTAVGNQLGNGKTAGIAPRANLVVYDVCRPAGPSLSCPTSATFAAIDQAILDGIVDVLNFSVTGGTSPWGIDADRFFLNAVAAGMVVVAAGGNTGTPGTVQHLGPWMTTVASTTHDRVAVENRLEGFLGGLSPPDEPITGASRTAGYGPAPMVRAADSSNGEPQPRFCEAPFPAATWSGEIVLCERGQVDRTLACAHALAGGAGACVFGNSGFTDARPVPEAHVLPATHVIWADRNTLNTWLIGGMGHRATLTAAAPRLDGAAADRMASSSSAGPNPAFDGLKPDLAAPGVEIFAPRHTTSPLTAPEFGTMSGTSMASPHVAGAAALLRGLHPTWTPDEIRSALMTTANPSLADGPGDADAHDAGAGRLDLSRAALAGLVLDETAAKYLAANPDQGGDPRSLNLPSLENSDCDGRCSWQRSVRSTRSAAVTWIATGTAIGASSAALRIEVSPPSFEMDDPTDLQALTVTTQVLPGAPVDFRWIFGEILLTPNDATIPTARLPVAIFPTGVDRTIFTDGFESGNVSRWSQAVP